GGCAGGGCGACGTACTTGCCCACCAGGGCGACGGTGACGTGCCGGCGGGGGTTCTTCATCCGGGTGACCATGTCCTCCCAGGGCTGCAGGTCGGGCTCCCCGCATTGCAGGCCCAGGCGCTCCACGACAAACTCGGCCATCCCCTCCTGTTCGAGCATGAGCGGGACCTCGTAGATCGACGGGGCGTCGACGGCCTGGATCACAGCCCGCTCCTCGGTGTCGCAGAAGAGGGCGATCTTCCGTTTCAGGTCGCGGGAGAACGGCCGGTCGCTGCGGCAGACCAGGACGTCGGGCTGGATGCCGATGCCGCGAAGCTCCTTTACGCTATGCTGCGTGGGCTTGGACTTATGCTCCCGCGCCGCGGCCAGGTAGGGGACCAGGGTCACGTGGACGTAGAGGGTGTTATCCTTGCCGAGGTCGCTCTTCAACTGGCGAATGGCCTCCAGGAAGGGCTGAGACTCGATGTCGCCGACGGTGCCGCCGATCTCGCCGATGATGACGTCGGCGCCGCTCTCGGCGGCCACCTGCAGGACCCGCTCCTTGATCTCGTTCGTGATATGGGGGATGACCTGGACCGTGCCGCCGAGGTACTCGCCGCGCCGCTCCTTGCGGATCACCGCCCAGTAGATGCTGCCGGTGGTGACGTTGCAGGAGCGCGTGAGGTTGGTGTCGATGAAGCGCTCGTAGTGGCCCAGGTCCAGGTCGGTCTCGGCGCCGTCCTCGGTGACGAAGACCTCCCCGTGCTGGTAGGGGCTCATGGTTCCGGGATCGACGTTGAGATAGGGGTCGAGCTTCATGATGGCCACCGTAAGGCCGCGGCTCTTGAGGAGCCGGCCCAGGGAGGCCGCGGTGATGCCCTTGCCCAGTGAGGATACGACTCCGCCGGTGACGAAGATGAATTTGGCCATGTTTTCCACTCCCCTACCCTATAGAAAAGACCTACATTCTCTCCGGCGCCGAGACACCAAGAAGGGTCAGCGCCGTCTTGATCACCGTCTTGGTGGCGACGGCCAGGACGAGGCGGGCCTCCTCCAGGCCCGGGCCGGCGCCCAGGATACGGTGGGCGTTGTAGAAACCGTGGAACAGCCCGGCCAGATCGTGCACGTAATGCGCCACCCGGTGCGGCGCCATGTCAAGGGCCGCCCGGTTGACCTCCTCCGGAAAATCGGCCAGCCGCCGCAGCAGGGCCATCTCCTCCGGCTCCCGCAGCAGGGTCGGGTCGACCTCCCGCGCCCGCGGCAGGGGCCGGCCCCGGGCCTCGAGCCGGCGCAGGACGCTGGCGATGCGGGCGTGGGCGTACTGGATGTAGAACACGGGGTTTTCGTTGCTCTGCCGCTTGGCCAGGTCGAGGTCGAAGTCGAGGTGGCTGTCGGCGCTGCGCGTGACGAAGAAGTAGCGCGCGGCGTCCGTCCCGACCTCGTCGAGCAACTCGTCCAGGGTGACGAACCGGCCGGTGCGCTTGGACATGCGCACGATCTCCCCGCCCTGGTAGAGGCGCACGAGCTGCATCAGGATGACGTCCAGGGCCTCGGGGTCGTAGCCGAGGGCGTCCAGGGCGGCCTTCATGCGCGCCACATGGCCGTGGTGGTCGGCGCCCCAGATGTCGATGACCCAGGCGAAGCCCCGGTCGAACTTGTTCTTGTGGTAGGCGATGTCGGCGGCGTAGTAGGTCGGGACACCGTTGGCGCGGACCAGGACCTCGTCCTTCTCCACGCCGAAGGCGGCGGCCCGGAACCAGAGCGCCCCTTCCTTCTCGTAGAGGTGGCCGCGGGACCGCAAAAGGTCAATGGTCTCCGGCACCGCGCCGGACCGGTGCAGCGTCTGCTCCGAGAACCAGACGTCATAGCGCACGCCGAAGCGCTCCAGGCTCTCGCGGATGGCGGTGATCTTCTCGTTCAGGCCGTAGGCCAGCAGCCGGGCGCGCCGTTCCTCGGGGGCGGCCTCCGCCAGGCCCGTCCCGTTCTCCTCGATGAAGCGCCGCACTGTGTCCTTCAGGTCCTCGCCGTGGTACCCGTCTTCGGGCACCGGGACGTCCCTTCCCAGGGCCTGCAGGAAACGCGCCTCGAGCGAAAGGGCCATGTTCTCGACCTGGTGCCCGGCGTCGTTGATGTAGTACTCG
This genomic window from Thermoanaerobacterales bacterium contains:
- a CDS encoding CTP synthase; translation: MAKFIFVTGGVVSSLGKGITAASLGRLLKSRGLTVAIMKLDPYLNVDPGTMSPYQHGEVFVTEDGAETDLDLGHYERFIDTNLTRSCNVTTGSIYWAVIRKERRGEYLGGTVQVIPHITNEIKERVLQVAAESGADVIIGEIGGTVGDIESQPFLEAIRQLKSDLGKDNTLYVHVTLVPYLAAAREHKSKPTQHSVKELRGIGIQPDVLVCRSDRPFSRDLKRKIALFCDTEERAVIQAVDAPSIYEVPLMLEQEGMAEFVVERLGLQCGEPDLQPWEDMVTRMKNPRRHVTVALVGKYVALPDAYYSVTESLRHAAVHNDAAVEVHWVNAEDLENGRVEAFLDGADGILVPGGFGDRGTEGKILAAQYARERRVPYLGLCLGMQLAVAEFARGVLGWERANSSEFDPDTFYPVIDILPEQKTISDKGGTMRLGGFPCRVVPGTLAHRAYGREMITERHRHRYEFNNDYRADLEAAGMVLSGLSPDGRLVEIIELRDHPWFVATQFHPEFKSRPNRPHPLFRDFIAAALERSSFVGDRSSGS
- the argS gene encoding arginine--tRNA ligase, with translation MAFLLASLRAAIERALRGAAEAAGEELGLAAGFTLPDFTVEVPREKEHGDFATNLALLLTKPARRPPRQVAEAIVRRLPLEGISVAEVSIAGPGFINFRLDPSWVYGVLPEIDEAGADYGRSSIGGGRRVQVEFVSANPTGLLHMGNARGAALGDSLASLLAFAGFDVEREYYINDAGHQVENMALSLEARFLQALGRDVPVPEDGYHGEDLKDTVRRFIEENGTGLAEAAPEERRARLLAYGLNEKITAIRESLERFGVRYDVWFSEQTLHRSGAVPETIDLLRSRGHLYEKEGALWFRAAAFGVEKDEVLVRANGVPTYYAADIAYHKNKFDRGFAWVIDIWGADHHGHVARMKAALDALGYDPEALDVILMQLVRLYQGGEIVRMSKRTGRFVTLDELLDEVGTDAARYFFVTRSADSHLDFDLDLAKRQSNENPVFYIQYAHARIASVLRRLEARGRPLPRAREVDPTLLREPEEMALLRRLADFPEEVNRAALDMAPHRVAHYVHDLAGLFHGFYNAHRILGAGPGLEEARLVLAVATKTVIKTALTLLGVSAPERM